In a genomic window of Amycolatopsis japonica:
- a CDS encoding PDR/VanB family oxidoreductase has protein sequence MTKSLFHDWRKMSPRARPRGWQLGFAAFSVVAILVLFPGENTLLPTIRTMGVIGYAVAAALSLGCAVGLPKPGARRLAIGFHLAFVPLQFLFAFPNPVPNFGIALSVAIVVGLQPRFPRLSLRVRKIWLILHIGFSVGWLGLSLGMLTLALVGLLADTHAVRHGAYEIFHVFDLVIVIPSVVLTIVTGLVLSLGTPWGLVKHRWVLTKFLISLSIPAAAAVESRWVSELVARTEDPAATAGSLGVALVVTVGCFAISLWTATILSVSKPWGRTRWGRDDSDPSLPVIVTHRRRVAEDTVELTLASVGAHRLPPWTPGAHVDLIMPSGLIRQYSLCGDPADTHEYRLAVLREDSGRGGSVEAHALTRGAEVRIRRPRNNFPIAEAPAYLFVAGGIGITPFLPMLPRLTVAGVPWRLVYRGRSLARMAYAGPLAATYPDQVSLYPADTCPRPDLTALMRTLPDRSAVYCCGPTRLIEAVTEAMPIGCPQGTLHVERFASTARAGENHAFEAELRRSGRTVSVPADGTLLAAIHEVDPAVPASCVDGVCGSCLTPVLAGVPDHRDDVLQPHERDRTDVIYPCVSRARGGKIVLDV, from the coding sequence ATGACGAAATCCCTTTTCCATGATTGGCGCAAAATGTCCCCTCGGGCACGCCCGCGAGGATGGCAACTCGGCTTCGCGGCGTTCTCCGTCGTCGCGATCTTGGTCCTGTTTCCCGGGGAGAACACTCTTCTGCCGACGATCCGCACGATGGGGGTGATCGGTTACGCCGTAGCGGCCGCCCTGTCCCTCGGGTGCGCCGTCGGCTTGCCGAAGCCTGGCGCTAGAAGGCTTGCCATCGGCTTCCACCTCGCATTCGTGCCGCTGCAGTTCCTCTTCGCCTTCCCGAACCCGGTGCCGAACTTCGGAATCGCGCTTTCGGTGGCGATCGTGGTCGGTCTGCAGCCTCGGTTCCCCCGGCTTTCACTACGGGTCAGGAAGATCTGGCTCATCCTGCACATCGGCTTCAGCGTCGGCTGGCTGGGCCTTTCGCTGGGAATGCTCACACTCGCGCTTGTCGGACTCCTCGCCGACACCCACGCCGTGCGGCACGGCGCCTACGAGATCTTCCACGTCTTCGACCTTGTGATCGTGATCCCCAGTGTGGTGTTGACGATCGTGACCGGTCTCGTCCTTTCGCTGGGGACGCCGTGGGGGCTGGTCAAGCACCGGTGGGTGCTGACTAAATTCCTGATCTCCCTGAGCATCCCGGCCGCGGCCGCCGTGGAAAGCAGATGGGTCAGCGAACTGGTCGCACGCACGGAAGACCCGGCCGCCACGGCGGGGTCATTGGGTGTCGCACTCGTCGTCACCGTCGGGTGTTTCGCGATCTCGCTGTGGACCGCCACCATCCTGTCCGTCTCGAAACCGTGGGGTAGAACCCGTTGGGGCCGGGACGACTCCGATCCTTCCCTCCCTGTCATCGTCACCCATCGGCGACGAGTCGCCGAAGACACCGTCGAGCTGACTTTGGCCTCTGTCGGTGCGCATCGCCTGCCCCCGTGGACACCTGGTGCGCACGTCGATCTGATCATGCCGTCGGGCTTGATCCGCCAATATTCGCTGTGCGGGGACCCCGCCGACACGCACGAATACCGGCTCGCCGTGCTGCGCGAGGATTCGGGCCGTGGCGGTTCAGTCGAAGCACACGCTCTGACGCGAGGGGCCGAGGTAAGGATCCGACGGCCCCGCAACAACTTCCCGATCGCCGAGGCTCCGGCGTACCTGTTCGTCGCCGGCGGCATCGGGATCACGCCCTTCCTGCCGATGCTCCCCCGTCTCACCGTGGCCGGTGTTCCCTGGCGGCTGGTGTACCGCGGGCGGTCACTCGCCCGAATGGCTTATGCAGGTCCACTCGCCGCGACCTATCCGGATCAGGTCTCTTTGTACCCCGCCGACACGTGCCCTCGGCCGGATTTGACAGCGTTGATGCGAACGCTGCCCGACCGCTCCGCGGTGTACTGCTGCGGTCCCACGAGATTGATCGAAGCGGTGACCGAGGCGATGCCGATCGGCTGTCCACAGGGGACACTGCATGTCGAAAGGTTCGCCTCCACGGCTCGGGCCGGGGAAAACCACGCGTTCGAGGCGGAGCTGCGACGCAGCGGGCGGACCGTGTCGGTACCCGCGGACGGCACCCTGTTGGCCGCCATTCACGAAGTCGACCCCGCCGTGCCCGCGTCCTGCGTCGACGGGGTCTGCGGCAGCTGCCTCACTCCGGTGCTCGCCGGCGTTCCCGACCACCGGGACGATGTACTACAACCCCATGAACGAGACCGCACCGACGTTATTTATCCGTGTGTCTCACGGGCCCGGGGCGGCAAGATCGTGCTCGATGTCTAA
- a CDS encoding LCP family protein: MLLTSRGRRIGGRVALGLVSTAVVGVTGFAWTQLSRLDEAIVTADVIAPSAQVPDGPAGEPLKVAQNILLVGIDSRTDTNGNPLPQNVLDALHAGSGDDGGDTTDTMIVVHIPAGGAGATAISIPRDSYVDIAGGFGKHKINSAYSRGKNAAMNTLRAQGLSGPQLEVKANEAGAKLTIQTIEQFTGLSINHYAAVNLAGFSALSEAVGGVEVCLNNPVQDKFSGASFPAGKQLLSGPQALAFVRQRHGLPSDLDRIARQQAFLSSMAKTVLDAGTFTDPTRLSSLIGAIQGSVVLDRGWDVLGFAQQLRGMSSGALKFQTIPVQSLSLPTPSDGDAVKVDPAEVKAFVKSALNATSVAAVGDSTGGIGIKPVAATSSIAAPPSSSGASTPPAMAGCVN; this comes from the coding sequence GTGCTGCTCACGTCGCGAGGACGGCGGATCGGCGGCCGTGTCGCACTGGGCCTGGTGTCGACGGCGGTCGTGGGGGTCACGGGTTTCGCGTGGACCCAGCTGAGCCGTTTGGACGAAGCGATCGTCACGGCCGACGTGATCGCCCCCTCCGCGCAGGTACCCGACGGCCCGGCGGGCGAACCGCTGAAGGTGGCGCAGAACATCCTGCTCGTCGGAATCGACTCCCGGACCGACACCAACGGGAACCCGTTGCCGCAGAACGTCCTCGACGCGTTGCACGCCGGAAGCGGCGACGACGGCGGCGACACCACCGACACCATGATCGTGGTCCACATCCCGGCGGGCGGGGCGGGCGCCACGGCCATCTCCATCCCGCGTGATTCCTATGTGGACATCGCGGGCGGATTCGGCAAGCACAAGATCAATTCGGCGTACAGCCGCGGCAAGAACGCCGCGATGAACACGCTGCGCGCGCAGGGCCTGTCCGGCCCGCAGCTCGAGGTCAAGGCCAACGAGGCGGGCGCCAAGCTCACGATCCAGACGATCGAGCAGTTCACCGGCCTGTCCATCAACCACTACGCCGCCGTCAACCTCGCCGGGTTCTCCGCGCTGAGCGAAGCCGTCGGCGGTGTCGAGGTCTGCCTCAACAACCCCGTGCAGGACAAGTTCTCCGGTGCGTCGTTCCCGGCGGGCAAGCAGTTGCTTTCGGGCCCGCAGGCGCTGGCCTTCGTGCGGCAGCGGCACGGCCTGCCCAGCGACCTGGACCGCATCGCGCGGCAGCAGGCGTTCCTGTCGAGCATGGCCAAGACCGTCCTCGACGCCGGGACCTTCACCGATCCCACCAGGCTGAGCTCCCTGATCGGCGCGATCCAGGGATCGGTCGTGCTCGACCGCGGCTGGGACGTGCTCGGCTTCGCGCAGCAGTTGCGGGGGATGAGCTCGGGGGCGCTGAAGTTCCAGACGATCCCCGTGCAGAGCCTTTCGCTGCCGACGCCGTCCGATGGTGACGCGGTGAAGGTCGATCCGGCCGAGGTGAAGGCGTTCGTGAAGTCCGCGCTGAACGCGACGAGTGTCGCCGCGGTGGGGGATTCGACCGGCGGGATCGGGATCAAGCCGGTCGCGGCCACTTCTTCGATCGCGGCTCCGCCTTCGTCGTCCGGTGCCTCCACGCCGCCCGCGATGGCCGGCTGCGTGAACTGA
- a CDS encoding SDR family NAD(P)-dependent oxidoreductase codes for MSGTVLVLGGRSEIGLAVAERLAKGGARRIVLAARRSADLGAESERLLAAGAETVDAVEFDADDLAAHGPFLEKVVAEHGPLDVVVTAFGILGDQTRAEADAGHAVAIVHTDYVAHVSVLTHVANVLREQGNGSLVVFSSVAGVRVRRANYVYGSAKAGLDGFASGLADALHGTGVRLLLVRPGFVIGRMTEGMSPAPFSSTPDQVADATVAALRKRRGTVWVPGLLRPMFAVMRVVPRAIWRRMPR; via the coding sequence GTGAGCGGAACGGTGCTGGTACTGGGCGGACGCAGCGAGATCGGCCTCGCGGTCGCGGAACGGCTCGCCAAGGGCGGGGCGCGCCGGATCGTGCTGGCCGCGCGACGGAGCGCGGACCTCGGCGCGGAGTCGGAACGGCTGCTGGCCGCGGGGGCGGAGACCGTCGACGCCGTCGAGTTCGACGCCGACGACCTCGCCGCGCACGGGCCGTTCCTGGAGAAGGTCGTCGCGGAACACGGACCGCTCGACGTCGTCGTCACCGCCTTCGGGATCCTCGGCGACCAGACGCGTGCCGAAGCGGACGCCGGACACGCCGTCGCGATCGTGCACACCGACTATGTGGCTCATGTGAGTGTGCTGACGCATGTGGCCAATGTGCTTCGTGAGCAAGGAAACGGCAGCCTCGTGGTCTTCTCCTCGGTCGCCGGGGTGCGGGTCCGGCGGGCGAACTACGTCTACGGATCGGCGAAGGCGGGCCTCGACGGTTTCGCGAGCGGACTGGCCGACGCCCTGCACGGCACCGGTGTGCGGCTGCTGCTCGTCCGCCCGGGCTTCGTGATCGGCCGGATGACCGAGGGCATGTCGCCGGCGCCGTTCTCCAGCACTCCCGATCAGGTCGCCGACGCGACGGTCGCCGCGCTCCGGAAGCGCCGGGGAACGGTGTGGGTACCGGGACTCCTGAGGCCCATGTTCGCGGTGATGCGCGTGGTGCCACGGGCGATCTGGCGCCGCATGCCCCGCTAG
- a CDS encoding TetR/AcrR family transcriptional regulator, whose protein sequence is MPEPVKGLRERKRLETHRALATTAVRLVAERGLDQVTVEDISAAAGVSPRTFFNYFASKEDAVVIAHADTAERTQRTIEKFLATPKEVSTPRAFVDALKEDFAQVDENREEWLGRMKAIQENATLHSRAVAMNHDTIAPMIEAIARRTGVDPKADLYPALVLSTLGGAVNAVLMLWYQHDGRMSALDLLDDAVELLLAGLPEPGGRAR, encoded by the coding sequence ATGCCCGAACCCGTCAAAGGTCTCCGCGAGCGCAAGCGGCTGGAAACCCACCGCGCGCTGGCGACCACCGCCGTCCGGCTCGTCGCCGAACGCGGCCTGGACCAGGTGACGGTCGAGGACATCAGCGCGGCCGCGGGGGTTTCACCGCGCACGTTCTTCAACTACTTCGCGTCCAAAGAGGACGCTGTGGTCATCGCGCACGCCGACACCGCGGAGCGGACCCAGCGCACCATCGAGAAGTTCCTTGCCACGCCGAAGGAAGTCAGCACTCCGCGCGCTTTCGTCGACGCGCTGAAGGAAGACTTCGCCCAAGTAGACGAGAACCGCGAAGAGTGGCTCGGCCGCATGAAGGCCATTCAGGAGAACGCCACCCTGCATTCGCGCGCGGTGGCCATGAACCACGACACCATCGCGCCGATGATCGAGGCGATCGCCCGCCGCACGGGCGTGGATCCGAAGGCCGATCTGTACCCGGCGCTGGTGCTGTCCACGCTCGGCGGCGCGGTCAACGCCGTGCTGATGCTCTGGTATCAGCACGACGGCCGGATGTCCGCGCTCGACCTGCTGGACGACGCCGTCGAACTGCTTCTCGCCGGGCTCCCGGAGCCCGGCGGCCGCGCGCGCTGA
- a CDS encoding MDR family MFS transporter, whose product MSVSTTEPREPEAPAGSMGRKQVLEAMSGLMMGMFVAILASTVVANALPRIVSELGGSQASYTWVVTTELLAMTATVPLWGKLSDLYNKKLLIQLSLGLFVVGSLVAGFAGNIELLIGSRVAQGIGAGGLTALAQVIMAAIVSPRELGKYSGIFGAVFAVGTIAGPLIGGVMVDTSWLGWRWCFFLGVPFAIAAILLLQRTLNLPTIRRDVKVDYLGAFLIMAGVSTLLVWSSLAGHQFAWGSWWTVGLVTAGVVILALAVYVESKVAEPILPLTLFRNHTVTLTTLASFLVGVAMFGGTVFLSQYFQLSLGKSPTVAGLLSLPMIFGILVSSTVSGQLISRTGRWKSHLLLGATLMTAGLALLGTIDAKTNLVVLGAYMVLLGVGVGMLMQNLVLVSQNDVDAHDLGTATSTLSFFRSLGGSIGVSALGAVLANRVLALMSEKLGPLPGGGESGAVPNIATLPEPVANVVREAYGEATSELFLISAPIALLVIVAVAFLKHKPLKTQSGNERLAEETAAA is encoded by the coding sequence ATGTCCGTATCCACGACCGAACCACGAGAACCGGAGGCCCCGGCGGGCTCGATGGGCCGCAAACAGGTCCTCGAAGCGATGTCGGGGCTGATGATGGGCATGTTCGTCGCCATCCTCGCCTCGACGGTGGTCGCGAACGCGTTGCCGCGGATCGTCTCCGAGCTCGGCGGCTCGCAGGCGTCCTACACCTGGGTGGTCACCACCGAACTGCTCGCGATGACCGCGACGGTGCCGCTCTGGGGCAAGCTTTCCGATCTGTACAACAAGAAGCTGCTGATCCAGCTTTCGCTCGGGTTGTTCGTGGTCGGTTCGCTGGTCGCCGGGTTCGCCGGCAACATCGAGCTCCTGATCGGCAGCCGGGTCGCGCAGGGCATCGGCGCGGGCGGGCTCACCGCGCTCGCGCAGGTGATCATGGCGGCCATCGTCTCGCCGCGTGAACTCGGGAAGTACTCGGGGATCTTCGGTGCCGTGTTCGCCGTCGGGACCATCGCGGGCCCGCTGATCGGCGGGGTCATGGTGGACACGTCGTGGCTCGGCTGGCGCTGGTGCTTCTTCCTCGGGGTCCCGTTCGCGATCGCGGCGATCCTGCTGCTGCAGCGCACCCTGAACCTGCCGACGATCCGGCGTGACGTGAAGGTCGACTACCTCGGCGCGTTCCTGATCATGGCCGGTGTCTCGACGCTGCTGGTCTGGTCTTCGCTGGCCGGGCACCAGTTCGCGTGGGGCTCGTGGTGGACGGTCGGCCTGGTGACCGCGGGCGTGGTCATCCTCGCCCTCGCCGTCTACGTCGAGTCGAAGGTGGCCGAGCCGATCCTGCCGCTGACCCTGTTCCGCAACCACACGGTCACCCTGACCACCCTCGCGAGCTTCCTCGTCGGTGTCGCGATGTTCGGCGGGACGGTGTTCCTGTCGCAGTACTTCCAGCTGTCGCTCGGCAAATCGCCGACGGTGGCCGGATTGCTGAGCCTGCCGATGATCTTCGGCATCCTCGTGTCGTCCACGGTTTCGGGCCAGCTGATCAGCCGGACCGGCCGGTGGAAGAGCCATCTGCTGCTCGGCGCGACGCTGATGACGGCGGGCCTGGCGCTGCTGGGCACGATCGACGCGAAGACGAACCTCGTCGTCCTCGGCGCGTACATGGTGCTGCTGGGCGTCGGCGTCGGCATGCTGATGCAGAACCTCGTGCTGGTGTCGCAGAACGACGTCGACGCGCACGACCTCGGCACGGCGACCTCGACGCTGTCGTTCTTCCGCAGCCTCGGCGGCTCGATCGGCGTGAGCGCCCTGGGCGCGGTGCTCGCGAACCGGGTCCTCGCGCTGATGAGCGAGAAGCTCGGGCCGCTGCCCGGCGGTGGCGAGAGCGGCGCGGTGCCGAACATCGCCACGCTGCCCGAACCGGTCGCGAACGTCGTCCGCGAGGCCTACGGGGAGGCGACCAGCGAGCTGTTCCTCATCAGCGCGCCGATCGCGCTGCTGGTGATCGTCGCCGTCGCCTTCCTCAAGCACAAGCCGCTCAAGACCCAGTCGGGCAACGAGCGGCTGGCCGAGGAGACCGCCGCCGCCTGA
- a CDS encoding WhiB family transcriptional regulator, whose translation MEMRMAGDLSEAACRGEDPELFFPVTETGPGARQAARAKAVCARCPVVSACLAYAVDNGLAHGVFGGLTGSERRHLIRVGNAA comes from the coding sequence ATGGAAATGAGGATGGCGGGAGACCTGAGTGAGGCCGCTTGCCGCGGTGAGGATCCCGAACTGTTCTTCCCGGTCACCGAAACCGGCCCCGGCGCACGTCAGGCGGCCAGGGCGAAGGCCGTCTGCGCGCGGTGCCCGGTCGTATCGGCCTGTCTGGCCTACGCCGTGGACAACGGATTGGCCCATGGCGTTTTCGGCGGGCTGACCGGTAGTGAACGGCGCCACCTGATTCGCGTCGGCAACGCCGCCTGA
- the shbA gene encoding RNA polymerase sigma factor ShbA — protein MGHDGFDEFFHAEFPLLTGFLCKAGFALDPARDAAAEAMLNAYEDWQGITHPKAWVRRVGHRRAKEQTAVRADWASADAGREDKLTALADEASAVLTMLGSLPKRQQLAMAWTMDGYSAREIAGVLGIADEAVGATLRHARGRLAEHDPGFADRLASANCAFLDALRMGLDAEDTLARIKNRAMVRELALVAPGTPADSEPEQVTPSQWYTLDEPVAAAGKGDKRALNHLLTTVRPLVIRYCRSRIGRQERTYASADDVAQEVCVAILRALPTYRERGRPFLAFVYGIAQHKVADARRAAARNRTEPVAEVPDGISESVGPEQRALHNELSDRMGELLRILPDKQREIVVLRIVVGLSAEETAGVVGSTAGAVRVAQHRALTRLRKILAEE, from the coding sequence ATGGGCCACGACGGGTTCGACGAGTTCTTCCACGCCGAATTTCCGCTGCTCACCGGCTTTCTGTGCAAGGCGGGCTTCGCGCTGGACCCGGCACGCGACGCGGCCGCGGAGGCGATGCTCAACGCCTACGAAGACTGGCAGGGCATCACGCATCCGAAGGCGTGGGTCCGCCGCGTCGGGCATCGGCGGGCGAAGGAGCAGACCGCGGTCCGGGCCGATTGGGCCTCCGCCGACGCCGGCCGGGAGGACAAGCTCACCGCGCTCGCCGACGAGGCGTCGGCCGTCCTGACCATGCTGGGGAGCCTGCCGAAACGCCAGCAACTCGCCATGGCCTGGACGATGGACGGCTACTCGGCGCGGGAGATCGCCGGGGTGCTGGGGATCGCGGACGAGGCGGTCGGGGCGACGCTGCGCCACGCGCGTGGCCGGCTGGCGGAGCACGATCCCGGCTTCGCCGACCGGCTGGCCAGCGCCAACTGCGCCTTCCTCGACGCCCTGCGGATGGGACTCGACGCCGAAGACACCCTCGCCCGGATCAAGAACCGCGCGATGGTCAGGGAACTCGCCCTGGTGGCGCCCGGAACCCCGGCGGACTCGGAACCCGAGCAGGTGACGCCGTCGCAGTGGTACACCCTCGACGAACCCGTCGCGGCCGCCGGGAAGGGTGACAAGCGTGCGCTGAACCATCTGCTGACCACCGTGCGCCCGCTCGTGATCCGGTACTGCCGGTCGCGGATCGGCAGGCAGGAGCGGACGTACGCGTCGGCGGACGACGTCGCGCAGGAGGTCTGCGTGGCGATCCTCCGCGCGCTGCCGACCTATCGGGAACGGGGACGGCCGTTCCTCGCCTTCGTCTACGGCATCGCCCAGCACAAGGTCGCCGACGCCCGCCGGGCCGCCGCGCGCAACCGCACCGAGCCCGTCGCCGAAGTCCCCGACGGGATCTCGGAGTCCGTGGGCCCGGAACAACGGGCGCTGCACAACGAATTGAGCGACCGGATGGGCGAACTGCTGCGGATCCTGCCGGACAAGCAGCGGGAGATCGTCGTGCTGCGGATCGTCGTGGGCCTGTCGGCGGAGGAGACCGCCGGTGTGGTCGGTTCGACGGCCGGCGCCGTGCGGGTGGCTCAGCACCGCGCTTTGACGCGTTTGCGGAAGATCCTCGCCGAGGAATGA